Proteins encoded within one genomic window of Gigantopelta aegis isolate Gae_Host chromosome 2, Gae_host_genome, whole genome shotgun sequence:
- the LOC121380868 gene encoding uncharacterized protein LOC121380868, producing MTRMTLKDNRTRIETVSTSPVRKCTRKVKRNNTVPKTLDLRGFGVPTDVVIIVEGHRLYLNKGILSSVSPVFDKMFHADFKEKSQDEISLPGKKCEDFISFLSCIYPSMMERVNKDNLERILPLADEYQVEQLMKRCDEFCVTWLTGTYFGGGFFNSLNRFSKSKHYSNHSHVVHMLVLSEKYNLKGTWQTAFALATKMIFSKLQMEKEFGEISSQTIMQLMRRRIVTLETAELELLEQVPYYKGATDFREVLGE from the exons ATGACACGCATGACCTTGAAAGATAACAG GACACGTATTGAAACCGTCTCGACATCTCCAGTACGAAAATGTACAAGAAAGGTCAAAAGAAATAATACAGTTCCTAAAACACTAGATCTGCGAGGCTTTGGTGTCCCCACTGACGTTGTGATCATCGTCGAAGGTCACAGACTGTATCTTAACAAAGGAATTTTGTCATCTGTATCGCCGGTCTTTGACAAAATGTTTCATGCAGATTTTAAAGAAAAGTCCCAGGATGAAATTTCGCTTCCGGGTAAAAAGTGCGAGGATTTTATTTCCTTTCTGTCATGTATATATCCCAGTATGATGGAAAGAGTAAATAAGGACAATCTTGAAAGGATCCTACCTCTGGCAGACGAATACCAGGTGGAACAGTTGATGAAGAGATGTGACGAGTTCTGTGTGACATGGTTAACAGGAACTTACTTTGGCGGTGGTTTCTTCAATTCTTTAAACAGGTTTTCGAAGTCAAAACATTATTCTAATCATTCACATGTGGTGCATATGCTTGTTTTGTCTGAAAAATATAACTTAAAAGGAACATGGCAAACAGCATTTGCTTTGGCGACGAAAATGATTTTTTCAAAGTTGCAAATGGAAAAAGAGTTTGGTGAAATTTCAAGCCAGACTATAATGCAACTGATGAGGAGACGGATTGTTACACTTGAGACAGCAGAGTTAGAGCTTCTGGAGCAGGTGCCATACTATAAAGGTGCTACTGATTTTCGTGAGGTACTCGGCGAATAG